In one Deferribacterota bacterium genomic region, the following are encoded:
- a CDS encoding cytidylate kinase-like family protein, which produces MGKDVVITVSRQLGSGGSYLAQRLAKRLNFKYFDREILVHLSYKLGMDIDYMQARDEKITSVIQNILKSFAMGPPDVSSIPPNVSLLNDDKLFEIQSEIIRKVAEKGNVIFVGRAAFYVLRNVDNVISIFIHANREFRIKRVVEYYKVEDRKEAEKLIDKTDRERKDYILAHTSRKWLDLTNYSFSFDSSFIGLHTIEHIICDFINKYYVNR; this is translated from the coding sequence ATGGGTAAAGATGTGGTTATAACAGTCTCTAGACAATTAGGATCGGGTGGATCATATTTGGCACAAAGGCTTGCAAAGCGCTTGAATTTTAAATATTTTGATCGTGAAATATTGGTGCATTTATCCTATAAATTGGGTATGGATATTGATTATATGCAAGCTAGGGATGAAAAAATAACATCTGTAATACAAAATATATTAAAATCTTTTGCAATGGGCCCACCAGATGTATCCTCAATACCACCAAATGTTAGTCTTTTAAATGATGATAAACTCTTTGAGATCCAAAGTGAGATTATTAGGAAGGTTGCAGAAAAAGGTAATGTAATATTTGTTGGTAGAGCAGCATTCTATGTTCTTAGAAATGTTGATAATGTTATATCTATATTTATTCATGCTAACAGGGAATTTAGAATAAAGAGGGTAGTGGAATACTATAAAGTTGAAGACAGGAAAGAGGCTGAGAAATTAATTGATAAAACTGATAGGGAGAGAAAAGATTATATATTGGCCCATACTTCGCGTAAATGGTTGGATCTTACTAATTATTCATTTTCCTTTGATTCTTCTTTTATTGGACTACATACAATTGAACATATTATATGTGATTTTATTAATAAATACTATGTTAATAGATAG
- a CDS encoding RNA methyltransferase: MLIDSKNAIKEAYSLGIVKKIYIKEGIKEQAKSLLFNKEKIVYLSDFNFRKKFSYFNSNMVAEVDFNYVDLKSLLAKEERFIILDHIQDPQNFGTIIRAAHLFNFKNIIIAKNNQVQVTNAVVRASAGSIFYVNICRVVNIARAVETLKDYNFFVYAIDIRSKKTIENISLGNKFALIFGSEGKGIRKNLFSKSDDAFKIDIFGKIDSLNVSQSAAILLYEINKRKI; encoded by the coding sequence ATGTTAATAGATAGTAAAAATGCTATAAAAGAGGCTTACTCATTAGGTATCGTAAAGAAAATTTATATAAAGGAAGGGATAAAAGAACAAGCTAAGAGTCTTTTATTTAATAAAGAAAAAATAGTTTATTTGAGTGATTTTAACTTTAGGAAAAAATTTTCCTATTTTAATTCAAATATGGTAGCAGAAGTAGATTTTAATTATGTTGATCTAAAATCATTACTAGCAAAAGAAGAAAGGTTTATAATTCTAGACCATATTCAAGATCCACAAAATTTTGGTACTATTATAAGGGCAGCCCATCTTTTTAATTTTAAAAATATTATTATCGCAAAAAATAATCAGGTACAGGTAACTAATGCTGTTGTTAGAGCTAGTGCTGGTTCTATTTTTTATGTAAATATATGTAGGGTGGTAAACATTGCTAGAGCTGTAGAAACATTAAAAGATTATAATTTTTTTGTTTATGCAATTGATATAAGATCAAAAAAAACTATTGAAAATATTAGTTTAGGTAATAAATTTGCATTAATATTTGGCTCTGAAGGAAAAGGTATCAGAAAGAATTTATTTAGTAAATCTGATGATGCATTTAAAATTGATATTTTTGGTAAAATTGATTCTTTAAATGTTTCTCAATCAGCAGCAATATTGCTTTATGAGATAAATAAGAGAAAAATTTAA